In a genomic window of Verrucomicrobiia bacterium:
- a CDS encoding PEP-CTERM sorting domain-containing protein, whose product MRAIHKTVAGTWRSRVLLASTIVGAVALVGTKVMADDASDIEQFYPTTAYVQYDNTSGDYPVVTEVGSMPITLGGHAYSSWSVFAEDSTGSLDMFLTAATLSNLFVASNATSTNVNVGDKLNLAGSWGPFHQIPEISLSSVPASNHYFNTVSTGNALAPRPVFNVSQIAATGSAPSNFLNIAGYYLEVDNVTISSPSNGLTALPGYVGGVAPTIAQETYTMTDNTGSMTMFDWVTSYSAADQLAGTPIGAGNVYNMKGFVSYNTGGPLEFTPLSLVAVPEPSSVALVGLGTAGLIAMRRRRRS is encoded by the coding sequence ATGAGAGCAATTCACAAGACAGTAGCCGGGACTTGGAGGAGTCGTGTTCTGTTGGCGAGCACCATTGTTGGCGCGGTGGCTTTGGTCGGAACGAAAGTTATGGCCGATGACGCAAGCGACATCGAGCAGTTTTACCCAACGACAGCCTACGTCCAGTATGACAACACGTCCGGTGATTATCCCGTTGTCACCGAAGTCGGGTCGATGCCCATCACGCTTGGTGGCCATGCGTACAGCAGTTGGTCGGTATTCGCGGAGGATTCAACCGGGTCGCTGGATATGTTCCTCACAGCAGCCACGCTGTCGAACCTCTTCGTTGCTAGCAACGCAACCAGCACAAACGTGAACGTCGGCGATAAACTGAACCTTGCCGGCTCGTGGGGTCCGTTCCACCAGATTCCGGAGATTTCCTTAAGCTCGGTTCCGGCCTCCAATCATTACTTCAACACCGTGTCGACTGGAAATGCACTGGCTCCACGGCCCGTGTTCAACGTTAGCCAGATTGCCGCGACGGGTTCCGCCCCCAGTAATTTCCTGAACATCGCGGGCTACTACCTGGAAGTTGATAACGTAACGATCAGCTCGCCGAGCAATGGCCTCACTGCGTTGCCGGGCTATGTCGGCGGTGTCGCTCCGACGATTGCCCAGGAGACCTACACAATGACCGACAACACTGGCAGCATGACCATGTTTGACTGGGTCACGTCGTATTCCGCAGCCGACCAGCTGGCGGGCACGCCGATCGGGGCGGGGAACGTGTATAACATGAAGGGGTTTGTCTCCTATAATACGGGTGGACCCTTGGAATTCACGCCGCTGTCGCTTGTCGCGGTTCCCGAGCCTTCTTCAGTCGCATTGGTCGGTTTGGGCACGGCAGGGTTGATCGCCATGCGTCGTCGCCGCCGCTCGTAA
- a CDS encoding prepilin-type N-terminal cleavage/methylation domain-containing protein has protein sequence MHKVTSVSLPVRSRRAFTLIELLACQPKPWRRQARSAFTLIELLVVIAIIGILAAMLLPALNKAREKGYAAVCVSNMHQWALALNMYNDDWAEYYPYDGMFSSPPCVVANSNAWFNVLTPYVQAKTLCQLYAANTPPTPRTGHSIFVCPSAVNKSPTMDPNNAIFYYSLSTCLHMEGNTAIGFRRDRMQAPSTTIVFCEEVEDAFPETNGQYDLVNRHSGGSNFVLADGHVEWIELRNFCRQGNTLCPTPLSNIQWDNSGAGGDWKNGIPYHWWPFPYANTSAN, from the coding sequence ATGCACAAGGTGACTTCGGTTTCTCTTCCAGTCAGGTCCAGGCGCGCCTTCACCCTCATCGAGTTGCTGGCTTGCCAGCCGAAGCCCTGGCGGAGGCAGGCGAGGTCAGCATTCACGTTGATCGAGCTGCTGGTGGTCATTGCCATCATCGGCATTCTGGCGGCAATGTTGTTGCCCGCTCTGAACAAAGCCCGTGAAAAAGGCTATGCCGCGGTTTGTGTCAGCAACATGCACCAGTGGGCATTGGCGCTGAACATGTACAACGACGATTGGGCCGAGTACTATCCCTACGACGGCATGTTCAGCAGTCCACCCTGCGTGGTGGCCAACAGCAACGCTTGGTTCAATGTTCTCACACCGTACGTCCAGGCCAAGACTTTGTGCCAGCTGTATGCCGCCAACACCCCGCCCACGCCGCGCACCGGCCATAGCATCTTCGTCTGTCCCAGCGCGGTCAATAAAAGCCCGACCATGGACCCAAACAATGCCATTTTCTATTACTCGCTGAGTACGTGCTTGCACATGGAAGGCAATACCGCTATTGGATTTCGTCGCGACCGAATGCAGGCGCCTTCCACCACGATCGTCTTTTGCGAGGAAGTGGAAGATGCGTTTCCAGAAACCAATGGTCAGTACGACCTCGTGAACCGTCACTCCGGCGGCTCGAACTTCGTTCTGGCTGATGGACACGTGGAATGGATCGAGTTGCGCAACTTCTGCAGGCAGGGCAACACGCTCTGCCCCACGCCGCTTAGCAATATCCAGTGGGATAACAGCGGAGCCGGCGGTGACTGGAAAAACGGCATACCGTATCACTGGTGGCCCTTCCCCTACGCGAACACGTCTGCTAATTGA